One region of Triticum aestivum cultivar Chinese Spring chromosome 6B, IWGSC CS RefSeq v2.1, whole genome shotgun sequence genomic DNA includes:
- the LOC123133886 gene encoding sugar transport protein MST5-like, with the protein MPGAVIVHHHNRYKTYPGEVTGFVFYSCLVASVGGCIFGYDIGMAASLTSTESFLLLFFPDIYQQQRDQVITNQYCKFDSQELSLFGSSLFLSAATASLFASPMARAFGRKWTLFYAAVAYIIGACMGGIATTFTMLITGRLLLGVGVGLCIHASPLYLSEMAPAQQRGMLNILFQLMITIGILSASLTNYWTSRFLGGWGWRVGLGMGAVPGSVIALGSLAIPDTPISLLSRGETELARATLSQIRGIGPDDVRQEFDDLAAACEESKAVANPWWELLFTGKYKPQLTFALGVPFFQQLTGINVIMFYAPVLFKTVGFRNDASLMSSVITGLVNVFSTFVAVVTADRVGRRALFLQGGTQMIISQILVGTFIGLQFGLSGTGAISEQYAMCIVLFVCVYVAGFAWSWGPMGWLIPSEVYPLAVRSQAQSITVAVNMCFTAFIGQVFLTLLCHLRFGLFYFFGAWLLLMTIFIAVLLPETKCVPLEEVSHVFRKHWFWRKYVVDTSAEARGAEMRKRIALEMS; encoded by the exons ATGCCGGGGGCCGTGATCGTGCATCACCACAACAGGTACAAGACGTACCCCGGCGAGGTCACCGGCTTCGTCTTCTACTCCTGCCTCGTCGCCTCAGTCGGCGGCTGCATCTTCGGCTACGACATCGGCATGGCCG CCAGTTTGACGTCGACGGAGTCGTTCCTGCTCTTGTTCTTCCCGGACATCTACCAGCAGCAGAGGGATCAGGTGATCACCAACCAGTACTGCAAGTTCGACAGCCAGGAGCTGTCCCTCTTCGGTTCCTCCCTCTTCCTGTCCGCGGCGACGGCGTCCCTCTTCGCGAGCCCCATGGCCCGCGCCTTCGGCAGGAAGTGGACGCTCTTCTACGCCGCCGTCGCCTACATCATCGGCGCCTGCATGGGCGGCATAGCCACCACCTTCACCATGCTCATCACCGGCCGCTTGCTCCTCGGCGTCGGGGTCGGCCTCTGCATCCACGCCTCGCCTCTCTACCTCTCGGAGATGGCACCGGCGCAGCAGCGCGGGATGCTCAACATCCTCTTCCAGCTGATGATCACCATCGGGATCCTGTCGGCGAGCCTGACCAACTACTGGACGTCCAGGTTCCTCGGCGGGTGGGGCTGGCGGGTCGGGCTGGGGATGGGCGCCGTCCCGGGGTCCGTCATCGCGCTGGGCTCCCTCGCCATCCCAGACACCCCCATCTCCCTGCTGTCGCGGGGCGAGACCGAGCTCGCCCGCGCGACGCTGTCCCAGATCAGGGGCATCGGCCCCGACGACGTGCGGCAGGagttcgacgacctcgccgccgCGTGCGAGGAGAGCAAGGCGGTGGCGAACCCGTGGTGGGAGCTGCTCTTCACCGGCAAGTACAAGCCGCAGCTGACGTTCGCGCTGGGCGTGCCCTTCTTCCAGCAGCTGACGGGCATCAACGTGATCATGTTCTACGCGCCGGTGCTGTTCAAGACGGTGGGGTTCCGGAACGACGCGTCGCTGATGTCGTCCGTCATCACGGGGCTGGTGAACGTGTTCTCCACCTTCGTGGCCGTGGTGACCGCGGACAGGGTGGGGCGGCGGGCGCTGTTCCTGCAGGGCGGGACGCAGATGATCATCTCGCAGATCCTGGTGGGCACCTTCATCGGGCTCCAGTTCGGGCTGAGCGGGACGGGGGCCATCTCGGAGCAGTACGCCATGTGCATCGTGCTGTTCGTGTGCGTGTACGTGGCCGGCTTCGCCTGGTCATGGGGGCCCATGGGGTGGCTCATCCCCAGCGAGGTGTACCCGCTGGCGGTGCGGTCGCAGGCGCAGAGCATCACGGTGGCCGTCAACATGTGCTTCACGGCCTTCATCGGCCAGGTGTTCCTCACGCTGCTGTGCCACCTGAGGTTCGGCCTCTTCTACTTCTTCGGCGCATGGCTGCTTCTCATGACCATCTTCATCGCCGTGCTGCTGCCGGAGACCAAGTGCGTGCCGCTCGAGGAGGTGTCGCACGTCTTCAGGAAGCACTGGTTCTGGAGGAAGTACGTGGTCGACACCAGCGCCGAAGCGCGCGGGGCCGAGATGAGGAAGAGGATAGCGCTAGAGATGAGCTGA